The Acidipropionibacterium virtanenii DNA segment GGGGCTGACCAATGTCGACGTCGACCTCGGACGGATCCAGTCCAGCTACGACAAATGGGTCGCGCCGCGGAAGATGCCCATCAAGCCCTATCTCGACCGCGCCTATCTTCCCAACGGAATGTTCGCCTCCCTCATCACCACCACCGATTCGGTGATCAACCGTCAGTCGACGCCGGAATCGGCGGCCTCAGAGGTCGGGCGGCAGTACAAGACACTGTTCGGCCAGCAGAAGTAATGCCTCCCAGAAGGAACACATCAATGTCGATGTCATCGTCAGCATTCAGGCCGGGTGAGTCATCATGACCTCACCTGCCATCACCCCTCCACCGGTCAGCACCTCCGAGATCACTCATCGATCGAGCAGATTCCGGGGCGCCTCGATCAACCTCATGTACCTTCCGGCACTGCTCCTGTTCGCGATCTTCATCGTCTACCCGTTCATCAACGGCATCGTCATCGCCACCACGAACTGGGACGGCTACTCCCCAGGCCGCGCCGGTGTGGGCCTGGCCAACTTCACCCGGCTGTGGAGCGATCCCAACTTCCTCGTCTCGCTGCGCAACACCTTCGTCTACGCCTTCGGCTGCACCATCCTCCAGCAGATCTTCGGGCTGCTGCTGGCCGTCCTGGTGGACAGCTCGATCCGTGGACGCAATGTCGCCAGGGCGATCATCTACCTGCCCGTCCTGGTGTCCCCCGTCGTCATGGGCACCTTGTACTACCTGGTCTTCCGCTACGACCAGGGGGCGCTCAACGATCTGCTCGGGGCCTTCGGGTTGTCCCAGGTGTCCTGGCTGTCGGACTCCGGATTCGCCGTCGGGGTGATCGTGGCCATCAACTCGTTGCAGTTCGTGGGCATCTCGATGCTCATCTATCTCTCGGGTCTGCAATCCATCGGCTCCGACGTGAGGGAGGCCGCCGCCCTGGACGGGGCGGTCGGGTTCCGGCAGTTCCGCCGGATCACCATTCCACTGCTGCTGCCGGCCTTCGCCTCGAGTTCGGTGATCAACCTCATCGGCGGATTCAAACTCTTCGACATCATCAAGGTGCTCACCGGCGGCGGCCCCGGTTATTCGACGAACTCGGTGTCCACCTTCATCACGACGACATATTTCAGCAATCAGTCCGCCGGCTACGCGGCGGCCCAGGGCGTCGTCCTGTTCATTCTCATCGCGGTGTTCACGCTGGCCCTGAACTGGTGGTTCGACCGTCGCCGTGCACAGTTGGAGGGCTGACATGTCCAGACGCGTCAAGGTTGTTATCGGCATCGTGCTGGTGGTGTTCTGCCTCGTCCAGCTGGTTCCCTTCTACTTCGGGGTGACGACCGCCTTCAAATCCCAGGACGACGTCTCGTCGGTGTGGCGATTCCCGTTCTCGGGCACCACGATAGACAACTTCGCCTCCGCGATCCGGGACGGCGGTGTGCTGCGGTCCATCCTCAACTCGGCCGTCGTCACCGTGGCCACCACCCTGCTCACCTGCGTCATCGGAGCCGCGGCGGCCTACCCGCTGGCACGCCGCCGCACCGTGCTGAACCGGGGCTTCGAGCTGTTCACCCTCGGGGTGATGATGGTGCCGCCGCTCAGCATCCTGGTGCCGCTGTACTCGCTGCTGCACGACATGGGCCTGCTGAGCACCTACACCGGCCTGGTGATCGTGCTGCTGTGCGTGCAGCTGCCGCAGGCGATCTTCCTGTACTCGCAGTTCCTGCGATCGGTGCCCGTCACACTGGAGGAGGCCGCCTCGGTCGACGGTGCCAGCCGCCTGATGGCCTTCTTCCGGATCGTGCTGCCGGTGCTCAAGCCGGTCAGCGCCACGGTGATCATCCTCACCGCGGTCAACGTGTGGAACGAGTTCGCGATGAGCTCCTACATCATGGTGCAGCCGGAGATGAGGACCCTCGCTCCTGCCATCGCCTCCTTCTTCGGGGGCCAGGGAGCCAACGCCAATGCCGCCATCGCGGCGTCCCTCATCGGCGTCATCCCGGTGCTCGTGGCCTACCTGTTCCTCCAGAAGTACTTCATGAAGGGGATGCTGGCCGGCGCGGAGAAGTAAGGACGTATGGCCGTCCGCGGATCACTCCAGCCCGCATCGGGCCTGGCCAGGCCGGCTTCCGAAGACGAATTTCCCGCTCAACGAGGTGTTCCGGCCCGGACGAGCCGAGAACCCCCGTTGAGCGGGAGACTGGTTTCGCCGAAGGGTGCCAGACCGCCCCACCGCCCGGACCAAGATCAACAGCGACTACGAGCAGAACGTCAAGAAGTGACGGGCTGACGACCAGCCCTTCCCGATGAGGTCTCCCCGGCGCCACGACGGCTCCGGGGAGCCTTTCGCATCAGCTCCACCCCGACGACGCCACGAATAGGATCAGAGACATGACCGACGTCCACGCCCACCGCGGCCTCAACCGGGAAGCCCCGGAGAACACCCTCGCCGCCTTCCAACGCGCCTATGACAAGGGCATCCGGTGGATCGAGACCGACACCGACATCGTCGCCGACGGCACCCTGATCGTCATGCACGACGCCGCCACCGACCGCACGACGAACCGCGCCGGCTCGATCTACGATCTCACCGCCGCCGACATCAAGAAGCTGGACGCCGGGTCCTGGTTCTCCGAGGAATTCGCCGGGGAGCAGGCGCCGACTCTCCCCGAGCTCATCGACTTCCTCAACGAGCACCCGATGAATCTCAACCTGGAGCTCAAGGGCAATCAG contains these protein-coding regions:
- a CDS encoding carbohydrate ABC transporter permease; the protein is MTSPAITPPPVSTSEITHRSSRFRGASINLMYLPALLLFAIFIVYPFINGIVIATTNWDGYSPGRAGVGLANFTRLWSDPNFLVSLRNTFVYAFGCTILQQIFGLLLAVLVDSSIRGRNVARAIIYLPVLVSPVVMGTLYYLVFRYDQGALNDLLGAFGLSQVSWLSDSGFAVGVIVAINSLQFVGISMLIYLSGLQSIGSDVREAAALDGAVGFRQFRRITIPLLLPAFASSSVINLIGGFKLFDIIKVLTGGGPGYSTNSVSTFITTTYFSNQSAGYAAAQGVVLFILIAVFTLALNWWFDRRRAQLEG
- a CDS encoding carbohydrate ABC transporter permease translates to MSRRVKVVIGIVLVVFCLVQLVPFYFGVTTAFKSQDDVSSVWRFPFSGTTIDNFASAIRDGGVLRSILNSAVVTVATTLLTCVIGAAAAYPLARRRTVLNRGFELFTLGVMMVPPLSILVPLYSLLHDMGLLSTYTGLVIVLLCVQLPQAIFLYSQFLRSVPVTLEEAASVDGASRLMAFFRIVLPVLKPVSATVIILTAVNVWNEFAMSSYIMVQPEMRTLAPAIASFFGGQGANANAAIAASLIGVIPVLVAYLFLQKYFMKGMLAGAEK